ACTCTGCGGCCCCTCCAAGCCCCGCCCCCTCTAGCTCCGCCTTCGGACCCAGCAGACGGCTTCTCGATTGGTCCCCCAACTCCCGCGTATTTATTGGTCCCTGTCACTTCACGGTGGACTGACGGACCTAGGCGCCAGCCAATCTCTCCACGATGTGTGAGAGGGCGGGGCAGTGCGGAGTACCGGGGAAGCTCTCGGTGGCAGGAAGGGGCAGCCGGAGAGAAAAGCAATATTAGAGTCTCTCTAGAAGGGAGGAATGGAGTGAGTGGAGCCACCCCAGCACATTCACTTTTTGCCTTGACGTGTGTACTCGCAGCGCGCACGCGCAGAAGGATGGCCAGGATTGGTTTGCGGGGCAGTCGGAACTTCTAGTCCTAACCAATCCAGGTGCCGCGAGGGGGGGCGGCCCAGCCTTAATTGGCTAGCGCAGCATCTGTGCGCGGGTTTCGTCTGGTCTCAGCTGTGGGTGTCGTCCTAGTCCGCGCCATGGAGTCTGGTCTGATCAGGCGTTTAGCCCCGCGCCTGGGCATCGCCGAGCTAGAGGTGCTGAGGTGAGTCCGGCTGCGCACGCCCCAGTAGCCCTGCGCCCTCCTCAAATGGGGCCCCATGCTTTTCCCGCGCAAAGGCAGGATTTAGGCTCTACATCAAGAAAATCCTACCGGCAGTAGGCTCTGTGAGCTGGCCGGAGGGGCGAGCGGCCCCTGGGACCAGCTAGCATTGTGAGATGAACGGtggtgggaaagggagagaggcGGAGAACTTGGGTCGTTTCCCTGAAACTTACTGAGAGTGCGTTTACGGCAGAGGCAGACGGGATACAGAACCCAAGGAGGGCAGTGTCTGGTGGCCACGACATGTAGTAAACGAAATAGGATTGGTGTGCGGAGCCGCGGCCTGTGCCTGCttttaatttaaacaaacaaacaaaaaaactttccagaaagcctCGGAGGGGTTGCTGTTTGCCCTGAGACTCGATTGATAGAAGCTGCCAGCCACGGGAAGATGTGGGAAGAGGGCGCAAGCTGGCACAGCAAACTGTACAAAAGCCCGGAGATGGGAAGGGCCTTTGCAAGATCCAGGGTTAGAAATAAAGTATTTCTAAATACTTTAAACTGTGGAGTGCAGGACTTAACTCTGGAGGGCAGGGCTAGGCCGGTGCCTGGGCTGTGGATTAgttgagggaagggaaggagcacTTCTTAAAAGACAGGAAGTATGGCCTTCTGCACTCTTAATCATTTAGAACAGTGGTTCTGAAAGTGtagtccctggaccagcagcatcaataTTTCCTTGTCACTTGGTAGAAATGCACATTCTTGGGCCCCATTCTAGGCCTACCGATCAGAAATTTGGGGCTTGTTTTCACACGCTCCAAGGTGACTGTCATAGAAAttaagtttgagaactactgattTAAAGGAAGGAGGAACCCTGGTTTCACCTGCCTGCCTCTGTCTGCCATAGTTCATGCTTGTTCCAGTAATGGAAGGCTGAAAGAAGGGTTGGCCTTTTTTGAAGGATTTCAAGAACTTAATTCTTCCTGAAAGGATTGGAGCACAGTGATGTTCGGAGTCAGGGGGTTTGTTCTGTCTTGTAGAACCCTGTCTTCTCTCAAAGGATGTGAGTTTCATTCCCAGCCCCAAAAAACGTGCATGAGAGTTAGGGTCAGAATGAAGTCCACCAGGCTGAATTTATTGCTTACCAAAGTATTGGGCAAACTTCTGAAAGAGTTTTAGTGAATGTGTTGCTCAGGAAAGCGGAGGAGTACTTGCGACTGTCCCATGTGAAGTGTGCTGGCCTGTCTGCACGAACCACGGAAACCAGCAATGCAGTCATGTGCCTGGACCTTGCAGCTTCCTGCATGAAGTGCCCCTTGGACAGGGTAAGTAGGTCCCACTGAATGTCTGAATACTCTGGTGTGACACTGGAGTTTAATCATATGTTTTCATCTCTGGTTGTACTAGCCCCTGTTACAACTCTGTTTTAGAATTTTCATCTAGAATATGTAGAATATGTTACTCTAGACAAAGTTTAGAACCATTGTGTCAAGTTGGAGAAAAAAGCTTTTTTGCAATGATCTCTTTACTCTTTACTGCGTACTTTCCCTGAGCACTTCTTTCCTTATACAAAGGCATCTATCAAACTGCCACTAGCATCATCCTCCTAAATCACATACTTTAAAaccattgtattatttttcttccaatgTCACAGTGATTGAGAGCCAAGCTATGGCAAGACTCACATGTTGAGACCAGATCTCAGCACCACCAGTTACTAGTTCTGTGAGtctcttgtttcctcatctatcaagTGGGGTAAGAGGTATccatttggagaagactcttgagagtcccttggactgcaaggagatccaaccagtccattctaaaggagatcagccctgggatttctttggaaggaatgatgctaaagctgaaactccagtactttggccacctcatgcgaagagctgactcattggaaaagactttgatgctgggagggattgagggcaggaggagaaggggacgacagaggatgagatggctggatgcatcactgactcgatggacgtgaatctgagtgaactctgggagttggtgatggacagggaggcctggcgtgctgtgattcatggggtcgcaaagagtcgggcacgactgagcgactgaactgaactgatttcactGGATAATTGTAAGGAAGAAACAATGTACTATATGTAGCACTCTTAACACAGTGCCTATCACACGTATATGCTACACTGATAAAATGGTGGCATTGTAAACACCATTGACTTCCAATGGGTTGGCTCCCCATTACCATCAAACTCTCCAGCCTCTCTTGATCCCTGCTAACCTCAAGCTACAGTATTCACTTAACAGGCCATGCACCTTAATGACTGACTTTGTAAAtgcactgccttttttttttttaaacctgggaTGCTCTTCTAGCAAGCTCCTGTTTGTCTTAAAATGACCTCACTTTGCTGTCACATCCTTTATTAAGCTTTTCTTCCCCAGGCAGAGTTGGTGTCCCTCAGTCGTTGTCCCTCTTGTTTCTCTCCCAGTCTCTGTCTCCTGTCCCTTTTGCACACACTCACCCTCCTCACGCCACTCCCACTACTTCCCTCCTTCGTTTTTCCAATGGATTACAAATTGGCACCTTTGTTAAAATAAGTAACCGTATATGTatcttctctgttttttaattcatGGACTTCtcacgtggcactagtggtaaagaatccacctgccagtgcaggacacacaagagacacatgttctctccctgggttggaaagattccctggagtagaaaatggtaccctagtccagtattcttgcctggaaaattacatgggcagaggaacctggcagtccatgggcctggctacagtccatgggacctcaaagagtcagacacaactgagcgtgcacacatgcacgcatgtgcacacacacactcacgcattTTTTAGTTCACAGCTCGGCATTGGTAGTGTTatgttgtattttaaattatctgcACACATATGTGACATGACTGCCTTTCTGTAGGTATGAGCTATTGCAAGCAGTAGTTAACTTGTCTGACATGGTTACTGATTTTGAGTAAATGAAGCTAAACCTTTAGGTAGAGTGACTTGCCACagaaataattaattttgaaaagttgACTTATTAAACAAGTGTTAAAGGTACTAATATAGAGCACTTATGATTTTtatgattcatttctttttcctttcaaaggCTTACTTAATTAAACTTTCTGGCTTGAACAAGAAGATGTATCAGAGTTGTCTTAAATCGTTTGAGTGTTTATTGGGCCTGAACTCAAATATTGGAATAAGAGACTTAGCAGTACAGTTTAGCTGCACAGAAGCAGTGAACTTGGCTTCAAAGATACTGCAAAGGTATGAGGCATATAATTAAAACTCAGTACTGATACGTAAATTAAAGTATCCAATGTCCTGgtaattttcagtttaaaaaataattaacatgcTGAAGTGACAGAAtgtatttcttttacatttaaagtgACACATTTATGAGTTTGTATTTGCATTTTCAGTCCCTTTGAAACAATATTTTCTAACAAATAACTCTGTGAACACTGCTTTTACTCAGCTATGAGTCCAGTCTTCCACAAACACAGCAGGTGGATCTTGACTTATCCAGGCCGCTTTTCACCACTGCTGCCCTGCTTTCAGCTTGCAAGTAAGTGTTCCTTTTACCGTTCAGTAAAgtctataatttataaataaatttctcaTTCCCAAAGAATACTTCTAATTTAGTTGATTTCAACTGAAAGCATTTTTTCCTAAATAACAATAGTGGCCAAGTGACCTGAGTCTCAGTTTATCCCACAACAGATCTGACAGCTAGGAATTAGTGTTGCCTGAAGGCTACTTGCCAATATATAAGCTGGGTAATCTGATTTCAGagtctgccttttttaaatcatgaaatctGTCATTAAAATAGCATTTAGTTGTGATTTTCCAGTCGCATTTTTGAATTGTTGATTACAACTCTTTTTCAAGTAATTTATAAAACAGTTCAATAATAAATTCTTAATTTGAATCTTTGGGGTTATCTATATGTATACTGACTGAAATGTTACCCTGGAAATATTGGTAATTGCTGTCTTCATCTAAAGTTGTCTTGTTTTATCTTGCTAGAAAACtcctcagaaaacaaaattagttGGCTGTTAGACAATAGGTTTTTTACTACCTAACCACTAATTTTGATGTGTTTGGCTCCATTAGCTACTATTAGTGATTAATTGGCCTTAATAGAAAATGCCCTTTAATTCAATACAACTATATGGAAGGAACATGGCTATTATAGAAAACAATATGGACAGATTTACTTTTGAAACCAAGTTTCACTGAGcaaaaaaagattcaaatagGTCTGTTATCTGAAATAAGAAGCTCACTTCGTATTTTTCATTAGTGGTTGTTGTGAATTGTTATTAGGGAGGAAGTTTTTGGAGGTGAGAGTGGTTTATATTCCTGTAGTAGCATAAATATAAGCATCTTGTGTTAaagtgaattaaatattttaacatgctGTAATTGCCACTCAGCAGATTAGTTAATATCTGAGATTTACTAGAAAGAGTTCTATAAGGCATGAAGCGCTACAGTAGATGTCTTTCATATGTCCTGTTTGGTACATAACAGATAACGTGTATATTTTAATTCTCGCAGTACAatgaataactaaataaatagctTTAAAAGGTAAGTTTACATGGTTTTTAGCTAATGATATATGTGTGAAGTAAAGGGAAAATTAAACAGATGGGAGCTCTTCATAAAGCCTGAGTGGAAAGGAAATAAGTTGATAACTGGTTGGCCAAAAAAGATAACAGTACTGATCTTAAGAACAGCAATTTATCAAATTCTTTTGTAGGATTCTAAAGCTAAAGGTGGACAGAAATAAAATGGCAGCCACATCTGCAGTAAAAAAGGCCATATTTGATCGACTCTGTAAACAGTTAGAAAAGATTGGGCAGCAGATTGACAGTGAGTAATTTATTCCATGTTTCAGGAATGTGTCACTTGAAAATGTAAACCTGCTggtaaaagttaaatattttcaaacctGCAAACTAGCTCCTTTCTatttactatcagttcagttcagtcgctcagttgtgtccaactctttgcgaccccatgaatcgcagcatgccaggcctccctgtccattaccaactcccagagttcagtcaaacacgtccattgagtcagtgatgccatccagccatcttatcctctgtcatccccttttcctcctgcccccaatccctcccagcatcagagtcttttccaatgagtcaactcttcgcatgaggtggccaaagtacaggagtttcagctttagcatcattccttccaaagaacacccagggctgatctccttcagaatggactggttggatctccttgcagtccaagggactctcaggagtcttctccaacaccacagttcaaaagcatcaattcgtcactcagctttcttcatagtccaactctcacatccatacatgaccactggaaaaaccatagccttgactagacggacctttgttggcaaagtaatgtctctgcttttcaatatgctatctaggttggtcataacttttctcccaaggagtaagggtcAAACTTGCAGACTAGCTCCTTTCTATTTACTATAGATGAGATCAAGTTTTAGTAAGAAAATTACTGTTTATTTTCAGTAGCAAAATTActgtttgttttcaaataaatagCTTAATAGCTGTTTATTTAGCTTAAtaactaaaaacaataaatgcagtAATTCTGTAAATTCATGCCCAGAGAGTAGATTCTCCCTTTTGAAATCGGACaagaaaagccaaagaaaagaTAGCAAGATAATTCCCCTTCTCCTTATCCTAGTATTTGGCCATTTGCgatatctaatttttatttctgagccAAAATATACCccaaaactgaaattaaaaattggagaaaaatgaactcagatgatatatatatatatatatatatatttttccccccCTAAAGGAGAACCTGGAGATTCAGCTACTCcaccacagaagaaaaagaagacagtgaTTGAACGTTCAGCAAAGGGTGAGGCGTGTTAATACTAGACGAAAATCGAAATTTGTACAACAGGATTAGTGTGCGATGGATTTAATGCAGTGAATAGCCCTTTGCTGCTGTAGCAGCTTGCCTTAACAAGAGTCAGATTCTACATTTGTAGcaagatggatggacctagaaattatcatactaaacaaaataagtcagacaaataccAATGATATGTCCTTTATAGatggagtctaaaatatgacacaaacgaatttatttatgaaacagacagacttacagacacagagaacagacttgtggttgccaaggggaaaggGGTGCAGGAGAgggttggattgggagtttgtGACTATCAGATGCAAACTATATAtaaaggatggataaacaacaaggtcctaatgtatagcagGTATAGTAGGGAACTATGTTCAGTGTCCTGTGATAAGCCGTAATGGaaaagtgtatatatgtgtgtgtgtgtgtgtgtgtgtgtgtgtgtgtgtaactgaatcacttcgttgtacaccagaaactatcacaacactgtaaatcaactatacttcatttaaaaacagaGTCAGATTTTAGCTAAATCTTGTCAGTTAATCATTGATAATACCAGTTTCTCAAGCAGTAGTTTACACAAGTACTGTGTAATTAAGAATATATCTGAtgggccaataaacacatgaaaagatgctcaatatcactaattattagaagaaagaaagtgttagttgctcagttgtgtccaactctgtttgaccccctggactgtagcccaccagtctcctctgtccatgggattctccaggtaagagtactgaagtgagcggccatttcctcctccaggggatcttcccaacccagggatgaagccgggtctcccacattgtaggcagattctttaccatctgagccaccagggaatcaaaacttcaatgaggtatcacctcctgctagtcagaatggccatcatcaaaaaatctacagataataaatggtagcgtgggtgtggagaaaagggaatccttctacactgttggtggggctgtaaactgatacagccattatggagaatagtatggtgattccttaaaaagccatgaataaatctaccatatgacccagcagccccactattgggcatatactcctctgagaaaaccataactgaacgaggcacatgtaccccagtgttgataggagcattgtttacaatagctaggacatggaagcaacttagatgtccatcgacagatgaataaagatgcggtgtgtgtgtatatatatacacacacatataaatgcaatggaatattactcagccatgaaaaagtaCACATTTGAGTCActtgtgaggtggatgaacctatagcctgttatacagagtgaactaagtcagagaaaaacaaatagaatatcaggtcagtcactcagtcatgtctgacctttgcaaccccatggactgcagcacaccaagcttccctgtccatcaccaactcctggcgcttactcaaactcaagtccatcgagttggtgatgtcattttaaagcatatatatggaatctagaaatatgaTTGATGAGCCTTGCAGGGAAGGattggagacacagatgtagaggacatagtcagggagggagagagtaGGACGAGTGGAGAAAGTAACATCAACATATGTACACTATCAGGTGTAAGATGGATAGCTGGAAAGAAGTTGCTGTGTAGCCCAGGAAGCTCAgtctggtgttctgtgatgacctggagggatgggatagggggaggggagggaggctagggaagggagggaatgtatgtataattatgactgatttgcattgttgtatggcagaaatcaacacaacactgtaaaaagttttttcttaatatttaaattaaaaaaaatagaagaaaaataatacatctgAAGACAAACTGTTTAGGTTCAAATCCTGCTTTATCACCTACTGGCTCTGTGAACCTCAatttcctaatctataaaatatgATTAATGTTAGCACCTATTTCATAGAATTGTGGTGAAGACTGAATGAGATAATACAATTAAAGTGCTTGGTTCAAGGCTTGATAAATGTTAACTATCATCAAGAAGTCTTGAAGTGCTTGGAGTAtaagggagagtgaaaaactgatgTGTTaacttctgtttccatttttcattttagtatCTTATTCCCTGTTACCTTAATTAAGAtagacattttaaagtaaataagctCGTTTCTTTCTTACTCATTTATAACAGAAGGagtttgaaacattaaaaaaaactttttctctcATAGAAATAGAGAATGTAGTAGAGACCCTACATAAACCGCAAAAAGGTGAAGATCTGACACAAGATTATGAAGAATGGAAAAGCAACATTTTGGAAAATGCTGCCAGAGCACAGAAGGCTGCAACACAGTGATTTCAGCTTCCAGACTAACTTGTACTGCAAACCAGCAGTGCACCTGCCACCTCAAGGAAAATGTGAGGACTTTGGAAATTTGTGTagacttttaaaacaaagatCCTATTCTTAACAGCAAAGAAGCCAGCCTTGGGGCTCAGCAGGATGGCTCTGATAATGGGCAGCAAATTCATTAGATCAACCACAGTGCCTGGTTGACTCAGCCTTGGCTCCCCACAGGTCTGCACTCTGCAAAATGTAATTgaagccattttgcatttttgttttgtttaaagcaAAAGACAGTCGTCTGCCCTATCCATAATATGAAATTCAGGCTGAATGGAGTCTAAAGATTTTACTTAAGTTTTTGTGTAAATCTCTTGGTTTGAATAAATCCATATATGGTACAATCTtaagttaataaatattatttttatatgcatTCAAAGTGTACGTGTTATCAGTCTGGGAGAATTCTTGTGATGCCAAAAGCTGTCTTCTCTAACGGGAAAAAAGACTCAGCCAGGTTGCTGAACTGAACCATACTGCTCCCCAGAGCACAAACTCTTGAATCAGGCTTTCTGGGTTTAAAACCCTGCTCAGCTCTTACCACCTGTGAAGCCTTGAACAAGTTAATTAGCTTCTTTATCCTTCATCTGGTTATCCCTATAgcccagatagtaaagaatctgcctgcaatgcaggttcaatccctgggtcaggaagatcccctggaaaagaaaatggtaatccactccagtattcttgcctggagaatcccacagacagaggagcctggcgggctatagtccatggggtcacaaagagctggtcaTGGCTAAGTGACTAACACCCATCCTTCATCTATAAGTAGGAATAAAAGAGATGTCTACCTCATAGTATAATTGGAGGAGTATCTGAGCCAATACTTGTAAAGCATTTAGTGCAGCTCCTGGTAAAAGTATTTAGTAAGtattaaaatatagaaagaaacacTTATAGAGGTCTCACATAATTATATATTAgcatcatattaaaaaattaagaaacaaaccaaggtgtgacaacatggatggacctagagagtgttaaactaagtgaagtaagtcagagaaagaaaaatgccataTGATCTCaacgtgtggaatctaaaaacaaacagaaacagacttggatacagagaacaaaaatcggtggttgccagaggggaaggagGGTTGAGAGAATGAGTGAAATAGAtaagggagattaagaggtacaaactatgtgttataaataagtcatggggatgcaATGTACAGCATAAGGAGTATGGTCAATAATGTAATCACTGTGTGATGACAAATGGTAACTGACTGGtggtcatttcataatgtatagaaatatcaagtcactatattgtacacctgaaacatatatatatatatgttgtaaatcaattatacttcaaaaaagagagaccaagatttattttctttgctatcTACATACTGAAAAATATAACCTTACTAAATACTACTCATTTTACAACTATGGAAAAGGACTGGGAAGATAAGTTGCCAGCAGTTCTAAGGCATCATGCCAGACATGATTTTAACTAAAATTAAGAACACATGATCTAAGTAAATATTTCCATGAAGAATGCAATAAAGTGATTGCATTTAAATTGTTTAAACCTATTTAGGATGGTATCAGTAATAATAGTTGTTGCTTTCTATTTCCTATAAATAAGGTATAATACCTGCTACATAGAAGAGAAGTAGCtaaaagagtgattttttttccccagccccTTTTAATTCTAAACACTTAGCAAGCTGTTGGGGTTAAAGGCCATGATCAAATGATCCCAAAACAGGTATAACATCCCACAGCCCTGTGGTAGGTGGGAATGAATGTGAGCTTTCGAACCACATGCAGTTATGTTTAAATTCTGACTTTGCCACTAATAGCCTAAGGAAATTTCACAACCttactgagcttcagtttccttgtttaAAAAGTAGATATATTATCTACCTTGTGAGAATTGAAGGTAATGTTTGTAAAGTGTGTGATACTTAGAAGGCATTCGCTAAATAGTACTTCTGTTATTACTTTGATCTAAAATGGGTGagttttttcctcatttattttaagaAGGTATGTAATCTGGTTTTGGTGCCAAGATTTAGATTCTAACTTTGCATCAAAATTAAGGcacactcatttaaaaaaaataaattgtggcaaaatacatATGTCGTTTCCTATCTTAACAGGTAAGTCAATATAGTCAGCAATGCTGcagtgcttccccggtggctcagtggtaaaggatctgcctgccaatgcaggtgatcaGGTTCGATCctcaggtggggaagatcccctggagaaggaaatggcaaccccttccagtattcttgcctgggaaatcccatggacagaggagcatgttgggctgcagtccatggggtcacacaagagtcagatgcaatttagtgactaaacaaaaaaacagtagtGTTTAGTACATTCACATTATGTGATCTCCAGAACTCTTCACCCCAGAAAGCTGACTCTACTCCCGAAACCCATTAACAACtcccattcctccctccctcagcctcagacaaccaccattctacctCTGAATTTGACTAATCCAGCTAGCATCTTCatctaagtggaatcatac
The genomic region above belongs to Budorcas taxicolor isolate Tak-1 chromosome 18, Takin1.1, whole genome shotgun sequence and contains:
- the ORC6 gene encoding origin recognition complex subunit 6, which gives rise to MESGLIRRLAPRLGIAELEVLRKAEEYLRLSHVKCAGLSARTTETSNAVMCLDLAASCMKCPLDRAYLIKLSGLNKKMYQSCLKSFECLLGLNSNIGIRDLAVQFSCTEAVNLASKILQSYESSLPQTQQVDLDLSRPLFTTAALLSACKILKLKVDRNKMAATSAVKKAIFDRLCKQLEKIGQQIDREPGDSATPPQKKKKTVIERSAKEIENVVETLHKPQKGEDLTQDYEEWKSNILENAARAQKAATQ